One part of the Spiribacter salinus M19-40 genome encodes these proteins:
- the pstA gene encoding phosphate ABC transporter permease PstA, translated as MQRRLTGSANDPRIRSRYRTESRFKAYTITALFVAFAIILAFFADIITQGYSAFWRSEIQVTLDYNERAERIGRFAIQEELREVVSRGAVRSIPLEIRNNPELAGSTREVWVPVYSRVDQYLKGNEELDPELAPIVDRLAEEDRIRNVFNWAFFTSGDSKLPEMAGIFSAAVGSILVLFVTLVFAFPIGVMSAIYLEEFAPDNKLTQLIEVNINNLAAVPSIIFGLLGLAVFINTFGVPRSSALVGGLTLGLMTLPIIIISTRAALRAVPDPIRLGAFAMGCSRWQVVRDHVLPLSLPGILTGTIIGLAQAMGETAPLIIVGMIAYIPDAPTSIFDSATVLPAQVFTWASEPRKAFVEKTGAGIMVLLAILLTLNATAVFLRRRFERRW; from the coding sequence ATGCAGAGACGACTCACTGGATCAGCCAACGACCCGCGTATCCGGTCCCGTTACCGGACCGAATCGCGATTCAAGGCCTATACGATTACAGCGCTCTTCGTGGCGTTCGCTATCATCCTGGCGTTTTTTGCCGACATCATTACCCAGGGCTATAGCGCGTTCTGGCGCAGCGAAATTCAGGTCACGCTGGATTATAACGAGCGCGCCGAGCGAATCGGACGCTTTGCAATTCAGGAAGAGTTGCGGGAGGTCGTCTCCCGCGGCGCGGTTCGGTCCATTCCGCTGGAGATTCGCAACAACCCAGAGCTGGCGGGAAGCACGCGTGAGGTCTGGGTGCCGGTCTACAGCCGCGTCGATCAGTACCTGAAAGGAAACGAAGAGCTTGATCCAGAATTGGCACCCATTGTTGATCGGCTGGCGGAGGAAGATCGCATCCGCAATGTCTTCAACTGGGCATTCTTTACGTCGGGTGACTCGAAGCTCCCGGAGATGGCGGGTATCTTCTCGGCCGCCGTTGGGTCGATCCTGGTGCTGTTCGTCACCCTGGTTTTTGCCTTCCCCATTGGCGTGATGTCAGCGATCTATCTTGAGGAGTTTGCGCCGGACAACAAGCTCACGCAGCTCATCGAGGTCAATATCAATAATCTGGCGGCGGTGCCGTCGATCATCTTCGGCCTCCTGGGCCTGGCGGTGTTCATCAATACGTTCGGGGTGCCGCGATCGTCGGCGCTGGTCGGCGGATTGACCCTGGGCCTGATGACTTTGCCCATTATCATTATCAGCACCCGAGCCGCGTTGCGCGCCGTGCCCGACCCCATTCGCCTGGGGGCGTTTGCGATGGGCTGTTCGCGCTGGCAGGTGGTTCGGGATCATGTGCTGCCACTCTCGCTGCCCGGCATCCTGACCGGTACCATCATCGGCCTGGCGCAGGCCATGGGTGAGACAGCGCCGCTGATTATCGTGGGCATGATCGCTTACATTCCGGATGCGCCAACCAGTATCTTCGATTCGGCCACGGTGCTGCCCGCGCAGGTGTTCACCTGGGCGAGTGAGCCCCGCAAGGCATTTGTCGAGAAGACGGGTGCCGGCATCATGGTGCTGTTGGCCATTCTGCTTACACTCAACGCAACGGCCGTATTCCTGCGGCGGCGGTTTGAACGTCGCTGGTAG